One region of Kytococcus sedentarius DSM 20547 genomic DNA includes:
- the rpmJ gene encoding 50S ribosomal protein L36, which produces MKVQPSVKKICDKCKVIRRNGRVMVICDNLRHKQRQG; this is translated from the coding sequence ATGAAGGTTCAGCCGAGCGTCAAGAAGATCTGTGACAAGTGCAAGGTGATTCGCCGCAACGGCCGAGTCATGGTGATCTGCGACAACCTGCGCCACAAGCAGCGCCAGGGCTGA
- the infA gene encoding translation initiation factor IF-1 encodes MAKKDGVIEVEGTIVEALPNAMFRVELTNGHVVLAHISGKMRQHYIRILPEDRVVVELSPYDLSRGRIVFRHR; translated from the coding sequence ATGGCCAAGAAGGACGGCGTCATTGAGGTCGAGGGCACGATCGTCGAGGCTCTGCCGAACGCAATGTTCCGCGTGGAGCTGACCAACGGCCACGTGGTTCTCGCCCACATCTCGGGCAAGATGCGACAGCACTACATCCGGATCCTCCCCGAGGACCGCGTGGTGGTGGAGCTCAGCCCGTACGACCTGTCCCGCGGTCGCATCGTCTTCCGCCACCGCTGA
- the map gene encoding type I methionyl aminopeptidase, with the protein MLGCGKRLTGKSDQQLGAMRVAGLVVARTLELVRESLEPGRTTGELDAIAEGSIRGDGAVPSFKGYHGFPGSLCVSVNDEVVHGIPGERRLAAGDLVSVDCGAIVDGWHGDAARSWVVPGAPADEATDALVEDTRLSMWHGIAALRTGGRLFAIGDAIQELLEEREAQRGLTYGIVEEYGGHGIGREMHMEPWIPNYAARGSGGTVPKGLTVAIEPMVTLGSPDNRTLADDWTVVTQDGSRACHWENTVAVTEGGLWVLTELDGGAAGLAEVGATFAPLGD; encoded by the coding sequence GTGCTGGGGTGCGGCAAGCGGCTCACGGGGAAGAGCGACCAGCAGCTGGGGGCGATGCGGGTCGCCGGCCTGGTCGTCGCCCGCACCCTGGAGTTGGTGCGGGAGTCGCTCGAGCCGGGTCGCACCACCGGTGAGCTCGACGCCATCGCGGAGGGCTCCATCCGCGGCGACGGCGCGGTCCCGAGCTTCAAGGGCTACCACGGCTTCCCGGGCTCCCTCTGCGTGAGCGTCAACGACGAGGTCGTCCACGGCATCCCGGGGGAGCGGCGCCTGGCCGCCGGTGACCTGGTGAGCGTGGACTGCGGCGCGATCGTGGACGGGTGGCACGGCGACGCGGCGCGCTCCTGGGTGGTGCCCGGAGCCCCTGCCGACGAGGCGACCGACGCCCTGGTGGAGGACACGCGCCTCTCGATGTGGCACGGCATCGCGGCCCTGCGTACCGGGGGGCGGCTCTTCGCCATCGGGGACGCCATCCAGGAGCTGCTCGAGGAGCGCGAGGCACAGCGCGGCCTGACCTACGGCATCGTCGAGGAGTACGGCGGCCACGGGATCGGCCGGGAGATGCACATGGAGCCGTGGATCCCGAACTACGCGGCGCGGGGTTCCGGTGGCACGGTGCCGAAGGGGTTGACCGTCGCCATCGAGCCGATGGTGACCCTGGGGAGCCCCGACAACCGCACCCTCGCCGACGACTGGACGGTCGTCACGCAGGACGGGTCGCGCGCCTGCCACTGGGAGAACACGGTGGCCGTGACCGAGGGCGGGCTCTGGGTGCTCACCGAGCTGGATGGGGGAGCGGCCGGCCTGGCCGAGGTGGGTGCGACCTTCGCTCCGCTGGGCGACTGA
- a CDS encoding adenylate kinase: MTRMIILGPPGAGKGTQAALIAERYGIPAISTGDIFRANIKAETELGKQVKEITASGALVPDELTNRIVEDRLAQTDAQEGFLLDGYPRNLGQVEALDTMLRATGQSLDVVIELVVDTEEVVQRLLKRAEVEGREDDTEEVVRHRMDVYTEQTAPLSEAYDKRGLLERVDGLGEVDEVTARITEVLDPIAGPA; encoded by the coding sequence ATGACCCGCATGATCATCCTCGGCCCCCCCGGGGCCGGCAAGGGCACCCAGGCCGCGCTCATCGCCGAGCGCTACGGCATTCCGGCCATCTCCACCGGCGACATCTTCCGCGCCAACATCAAGGCGGAGACCGAGCTGGGCAAGCAGGTCAAGGAGATCACCGCATCGGGTGCCCTGGTGCCCGACGAGCTGACCAACCGCATCGTGGAGGACCGGCTCGCGCAGACCGACGCCCAGGAGGGCTTCCTGCTGGACGGCTACCCGCGCAATCTCGGCCAGGTCGAGGCGCTGGACACGATGCTGCGGGCCACCGGTCAGTCGCTCGACGTCGTGATCGAGCTCGTGGTGGACACCGAGGAGGTCGTCCAGCGCCTGCTCAAGCGCGCCGAGGTCGAGGGCCGCGAGGACGACACCGAGGAGGTCGTCCGTCACCGCATGGACGTCTACACCGAGCAGACCGCGCCGCTCAGCGAGGCCTACGACAAGCGCGGCCTGCTCGAGCGCGTGGACGGGCTGGGCGAGGTCGATGAGGTGACCGCCCGCATCACCGAGGTGCTCGACCCCATCGCCGGCCCGGCCTGA
- the secY gene encoding preprotein translocase subunit SecY, with protein sequence MLSSFGRAFLTPDLRGKLLFTLAIMALFRLGSHVPTPGIDYSLVQTCQANGAGTNSLLGLTNMFSGGALLQLSIFALGIMPYITASIIVQLLTVVIPHFERLKQEGSAGQAKMTQYTRYLTIGLAVLQSTTLISFARNPHQLFGGTPAQCPTVMTSESLGTVALMVLTLTAGTGLVMWLGETITEKGIGNGMSLLIFTAIAAGFPGSLWAIKDRGWDKFAMVLLLGLVILTIVVFVEQCQRRVPVQYAKRMVGRRMYGGTSTYIPLKLNMANVIPIIFASSILMLPMMVAQFQTPNDGSRPPAWVEWVSRHLQMSTDPVYVIVYFALIVFFAFFYTSITFDPDDVADSMKRYGGFVPGVRAGRPTAQYLRYVLNRITAPGALYLGILALIPLYAFDRLGAIGDFPFGGASLLIVVGVGLQTVKQIESKLQQHEYEGFLR encoded by the coding sequence GTGCTCAGCTCATTCGGTCGGGCGTTCCTGACTCCCGACCTGCGTGGCAAGTTGCTGTTCACGCTCGCGATCATGGCGCTCTTCCGCCTCGGGTCGCACGTGCCCACACCCGGCATCGACTACAGCCTCGTGCAGACCTGCCAGGCCAACGGCGCGGGGACGAACTCCCTGCTGGGCCTGACGAACATGTTCTCCGGGGGAGCGCTGCTCCAGCTGTCGATCTTCGCGCTGGGGATCATGCCCTACATCACCGCGAGCATCATCGTGCAGCTGCTCACCGTGGTGATCCCGCACTTCGAGCGCCTCAAGCAGGAGGGCTCCGCGGGCCAGGCGAAGATGACGCAGTACACGCGCTACCTGACCATCGGTCTGGCCGTGCTGCAGTCGACCACGCTCATCAGCTTCGCGCGCAACCCCCACCAGCTCTTCGGTGGCACCCCTGCCCAGTGCCCGACGGTCATGACCAGCGAGTCGCTGGGCACCGTGGCCCTGATGGTGCTGACCCTCACCGCCGGCACCGGCCTGGTGATGTGGCTCGGTGAGACCATCACCGAGAAGGGCATCGGCAACGGCATGTCGCTGCTGATCTTCACGGCCATCGCCGCCGGCTTCCCCGGCTCGTTGTGGGCCATCAAGGACCGTGGCTGGGACAAGTTCGCGATGGTGCTGCTGCTCGGCCTGGTGATCCTCACCATCGTCGTGTTCGTGGAGCAGTGCCAGCGCCGGGTCCCGGTGCAGTACGCAAAGCGCATGGTCGGTCGCCGCATGTACGGCGGCACCTCGACCTACATCCCGCTCAAGCTCAACATGGCGAACGTGATCCCGATCATCTTCGCCAGTTCCATCCTGATGCTGCCGATGATGGTGGCGCAGTTCCAGACGCCCAACGACGGCTCGCGTCCGCCGGCCTGGGTGGAGTGGGTCTCGCGGCACCTGCAGATGAGCACCGACCCGGTCTACGTGATCGTGTACTTCGCGCTCATCGTCTTCTTCGCCTTCTTCTACACGTCGATCACCTTCGACCCGGACGACGTCGCGGACTCCATGAAACGCTATGGCGGTTTCGTGCCGGGCGTGCGTGCCGGCCGCCCGACGGCCCAGTACCTGCGCTACGTCCTGAACCGCATCACGGCCCCCGGTGCCCTGTACCTGGGCATCCTGGCCCTGATCCCGCTCTACGCGTTCGACCGCCTCGGCGCGATCGGTGACTTCCCCTTCGGCGGTGCCTCGCTGCTCATCGTCGTGGGTGTCGGACTGCAGACCGTGAAGCAGATCGAGTCCAAGTTGCAGCAGCACGAGTACGAAGGATTCCTCCGATGA
- the rplO gene encoding 50S ribosomal protein L15: MATKETNAAQAAAAESPLKVHDLRPAPGAKKAKTRVGRGEASKGKTAGRGTKGTKARYQVPERFEGGQTPLHMRLPKLRGFKNPFKVTYQVVNVDQIATHFPQGGEVNAATLVEAGLIRKNQPVKVLGSGEISVAVNVTADKFSASAEQKISAAGGSTTTTL; encoded by the coding sequence ATGGCAACCAAGGAGACGAACGCGGCTCAGGCCGCGGCGGCCGAGTCGCCGCTGAAGGTCCACGACCTCCGTCCCGCCCCCGGTGCCAAGAAAGCCAAGACCCGTGTGGGTCGTGGTGAGGCGTCGAAGGGCAAGACCGCCGGTCGCGGTACCAAGGGAACGAAGGCTCGTTACCAGGTGCCCGAGCGGTTCGAGGGTGGCCAGACGCCGCTGCACATGCGTCTGCCGAAGCTGCGTGGCTTCAAGAACCCGTTCAAGGTGACCTACCAGGTCGTGAACGTGGACCAGATCGCCACGCACTTCCCGCAGGGCGGCGAGGTGAACGCCGCGACCCTGGTCGAGGCCGGCCTCATCCGCAAGAACCAGCCCGTCAAGGTGCTGGGTTCCGGTGAGATCTCGGTCGCGGTCAACGTGACCGCCGACAAGTTCTCGGCTTCGGCCGAGCAGAAGATCTCCGCTGCGGGTGGCTCCACCACCACCACGCTCTGA
- the rpmD gene encoding 50S ribosomal protein L30, whose amino-acid sequence MATLKVTQVRSAIGSKPQHRETLRSLGLKRIGHTVEKPDRPEIRGMVKSVTHLVTMEEVN is encoded by the coding sequence ATGGCCACGCTCAAGGTGACCCAGGTCCGTTCCGCGATCGGCTCGAAGCCGCAGCACCGTGAGACGCTGCGCAGCCTCGGCCTGAAGCGGATCGGCCACACGGTCGAGAAGCCGGACCGCCCGGAGATCCGGGGCATGGTCAAGAGCGTCACCCACCTGGTGACGATGGAGGAGGTGAACTGA
- the rpsE gene encoding 30S ribosomal protein S5: MAETQQGGELTGAEAQKTSAGDRTNERSGNDRNDRGGRGGNDRGGRGGRGGRDGGRDEGNQYLERVVTINRVAKVVKGGRRFSFTALVVVGDGDGNVGVGYGKAKEVPLAISKGVEEAKKNFFRVARIGGTIPHPTQGEDAAGIVMLRPASPGTGVIAGGPVRAVLECAGIHDVLTKSLGSDNQINIVHATVKALKQLEQPEAVAARRGLPLEDVAPAAMLRARAAAAGEGA, encoded by the coding sequence ATGGCTGAGACTCAGCAGGGAGGCGAGCTCACCGGCGCAGAGGCTCAGAAGACCAGCGCTGGTGACCGCACCAACGAGCGGTCCGGCAACGACCGCAACGACCGCGGTGGCCGCGGCGGCAACGACCGTGGTGGCCGTGGTGGCCGCGGTGGCCGTGACGGCGGTCGCGACGAGGGCAACCAGTACCTCGAGCGCGTCGTCACCATCAACCGCGTCGCCAAGGTCGTGAAGGGTGGTCGTCGCTTCAGCTTCACCGCCCTGGTCGTGGTGGGCGACGGTGACGGCAACGTCGGCGTCGGCTACGGCAAGGCCAAGGAGGTGCCGCTGGCGATCTCCAAGGGTGTCGAGGAGGCGAAGAAGAACTTCTTCCGCGTCGCCCGCATCGGCGGCACCATCCCGCACCCCACTCAGGGTGAGGATGCTGCCGGCATCGTCATGCTCCGTCCGGCCTCGCCGGGTACCGGTGTGATCGCCGGTGGTCCGGTCCGCGCCGTCCTGGAGTGCGCCGGCATCCACGACGTGCTCACCAAGTCGTTGGGTTCGGACAACCAGATCAACATCGTGCACGCCACGGTGAAGGCACTGAAGCAGCTCGAGCAGCCGGAGGCCGTGGCCGCGCGCCGTGGTCTGCCGCTCGAGGACGTGGCCCCGGCCGCGATGCTGCGCGCCCGTGCCGCGGCTGCCGGAGAGGGGGCCTGA
- the rplR gene encoding 50S ribosomal protein L18, with the protein MAKIVKRAKGNVAARDRRHARLRKKVSGTAERPRLAVHRSSRHMFVQVIDDVQGKTLASASTMETELRGAEGDKSAKARKVGELVAERAKAAGVEAVVLDRGGNRYAGRVAAVADGAREGGLAL; encoded by the coding sequence ATGGCAAAGATCGTGAAGCGCGCCAAGGGCAACGTCGCCGCGCGCGACCGTCGCCACGCCCGTCTGCGCAAGAAGGTCTCCGGCACGGCCGAGCGTCCCCGTCTGGCCGTGCACCGGTCGAGCCGTCACATGTTCGTCCAGGTGATCGACGACGTGCAGGGCAAGACCCTCGCGTCGGCGTCCACCATGGAGACCGAGCTGCGTGGCGCCGAGGGTGACAAGTCCGCCAAGGCCCGCAAGGTCGGCGAGCTCGTCGCCGAGCGCGCCAAGGCCGCTGGTGTCGAGGCCGTCGTCCTGGACCGTGGGGGCAACCGGTACGCCGGTCGCGTCGCCGCGGTGGCCGACGGTGCCCGTGAGGGCGGTCTGGCGCTGTGA
- the rplF gene encoding 50S ribosomal protein L6 has product MSRIGRLPVTVPSGVDVTIDGQDVKVKGPKGELSVTIPGPITAAKNDEGAVELSRPDDERDSRARHGLSRSLVQNMVVGVTEGYSKTLEINGTGYRVVAKGSDLEFALGYSHPILVKAPEGITFAVESPTRFSVSGIDKQLVGEVAANIRKLRKPDPYKAKGVRYEGEHIRRKVGKAGK; this is encoded by the coding sequence ATGTCTCGTATTGGACGTCTTCCCGTCACTGTGCCCAGTGGTGTCGACGTGACCATCGATGGCCAGGACGTGAAGGTCAAGGGCCCCAAGGGTGAGCTCTCCGTCACGATCCCCGGACCGATCACGGCCGCGAAGAACGACGAGGGTGCCGTGGAGCTGTCCCGCCCGGACGACGAGCGCGACTCCCGCGCCCGTCACGGTCTGAGCCGCAGTCTGGTGCAGAACATGGTGGTCGGTGTGACCGAGGGGTACTCCAAGACCCTCGAGATCAACGGCACCGGTTACCGCGTGGTGGCCAAGGGCTCGGACCTCGAGTTCGCCCTGGGCTACTCGCACCCGATCCTGGTGAAGGCCCCCGAGGGCATCACCTTCGCCGTCGAGAGCCCGACCCGGTTCTCCGTGAGCGGCATCGACAAGCAGCTCGTGGGCGAGGTCGCGGCCAACATCCGCAAGCTGCGCAAGCCCGACCCGTACAAGGCCAAGGGTGTGCGCTACGAAGGCGAGCACATCCGCCGCAAGGTCGGAAAGGCTGGTAAGTAA
- the rpsH gene encoding 30S ribosomal protein S8 produces the protein MTMTDPIADMLTRVRNANSAQHDEVRMPFSKLKAHIADILKAEGYIGEWTEEEAEVGKTLVISLKYGPNRERSIAGVRRVSKPGLRVYAKSTNLPKVLGGLGIAILSTSSGLLTDKQAAAKGVGGEVLAYVW, from the coding sequence ATGACCATGACTGATCCGATCGCGGACATGCTGACCCGCGTGCGCAACGCCAACTCGGCGCAGCACGACGAGGTCCGCATGCCGTTCTCGAAGCTGAAGGCCCACATCGCTGACATCCTCAAGGCCGAGGGTTACATCGGTGAGTGGACCGAGGAGGAGGCGGAGGTCGGCAAGACCCTCGTCATCTCCCTGAAGTACGGCCCGAACCGGGAGCGTTCCATCGCAGGTGTTCGTCGGGTGTCCAAGCCCGGCCTGCGTGTGTACGCGAAGTCGACCAACCTGCCCAAGGTCCTTGGTGGCCTGGGTATCGCGATCCTGTCGACCTCGTCGGGCCTTCTGACCGACAAGCAGGCTGCAGCCAAGGGCGTGGGTGGGGAAGTCCTCGCCTACGTCTGGTGA
- a CDS encoding type Z 30S ribosomal protein S14 produces MAKTALKNKAAKKQKFAVRAYTRCQRCGRPHSVYRKFGLCRICLREMAHAGQLPGVTKSSW; encoded by the coding sequence GTGGCGAAGACCGCTCTGAAGAACAAGGCTGCCAAGAAGCAGAAGTTCGCCGTGCGCGCCTACACGCGGTGCCAGCGGTGCGGACGCCCGCACTCGGTGTACCGCAAGTTCGGCCTGTGCCGCATCTGCCTGCGCGAGATGGCCCACGCCGGCCAGCTCCCGGGCGTCACCAAGTCCTCTTGGTGA